Proteins encoded in a region of the Globicephala melas chromosome 1, mGloMel1.2, whole genome shotgun sequence genome:
- the LRRC8C gene encoding volume-regulated anion channel subunit LRRC8C: MIPVTEFRQFSEQQPAFRVLKPWWDVFTDYLSVAMLMIGVFGCTLQVMQDKIICLPKRVQASQNQSSVSNVSQAVASTTPLPPPKPSPTNPVTVEMKGLKTDLDLQQYSFINQMCYERALHWYAKYFPYLVLIHTLVFMLCSNFWFKFPGSSSKIEHFISILGKCFDSPWTTRALSEVSGEDSEEKDNRKNVSRSNATPSGPEGGLVNSQSLKSIPEKFVVDKSTAGALDKKEGEQAKALFEKVKKFRLHVEEGDILYAMYVRQTVLKVIKFLIIIAYNSALVSKVQFTVDCNVDIQDMTGYKNFSCNHTMAHLFSKLSFCYLCFVSIYGLTCLYTLYWLFYRSLREYSFEYVRQETGIDDIPDVKNDFAFMLHMIDQYDPLYSKRFAVFLSEVSENKLKQLNLNNEWTPDKLRQKLQTNAHNRLELPLIMLSGLPDTVFEITELQSLKLEIIKNVMIPATIAQLDNLQELSLHQCSVKIHSAALSFLKENLKVLSVKFDDMRELPPWMYGLRNLEELYLVGSLSHDISKNITLESLRDLKSLKILSIKSNVSKIPQAVVDVSSHLQKMCIHNDGTKLVMLNNLKKMTNLTELELVHCDLERIPHAVFSLLSLQELDLKENNLKSIEEIVSFQHLRKLTVLKLWHNSITYIPEHIKKLTSLERLFFSHNKIEVLPSHLFLCNKIRYLDLSYNDIRFIPPEIGVLQSLQYFSITCNKVESLPDELYFCKKLKTLKIGKNSLSVLSPKIGNLLFLSYLDVKGNHFEILPPELGDCRALKRAGLVVEDALFETLPSDVREQMKTE, encoded by the coding sequence gTCATGCAAGACAAGATAATCTGCCTTCCAAAAAGAGTGCAGGCTTCTCAGAACCAGTCTTCCGTTTCGAATGTCTCTCAAGCAGTGGCCAGTACCACCCCACTGCCTCCACCGAAACCGTCTCCCACTAACCCAGTCACTGTGGAAATGAAAGGACTGAAGACAGATTTGGACCTTCAGCAGTACAGCTTCATTAACCAGATGTGCTACGAGCGAGCCCTCCACTGGTACGCCAAGTATTTCCCTTACCTTGTCCTCATCCATACCCTGGTCTTCATGCTCTGTAGCAACTTTTGGTTCAAATTCCCCGGTTCCAGCTCCAAAATAGAACATTTCATCTCGATCCTGGGGAAGTGTTTTGACTCTCCCTGGACCACACGGGCTTTATCTGAAGTGTCTGGGgaggactcagaagaaaaggacaaCAGGAAGAACGTGAGCAGGTCCAACGCCACCCCGTCTGGTCCGGAAGGCGGCCTGGTCAACTCTCAGTCTTTAAAGTCAATTCCTGAGAAGTTTGTGGTTGACAAATCCACTGCAGGGGCTCTAGATAAGAAGGAGGGTGAGCAAGCGAAGGCTTTATTTGAGAAGGTGAAGAAGTTCAGGCTGCACGTAGAAGAAGGTGATATATTATACGCCATGTATGTTCGTCAGACTGTACTTAAGGTTATAAAATTCCTAATCATCATTGCATATAATAGCGCCCTGGTTTCCAAAGTCCAATTTACAGTGGACTGCAATGTTGACATTCAGGACATGACTGGATATAAGAACTTTTCCTGCAATCACACCATGGCACACCTGTTCTCGAAACTCTCCTTTTGCTACTTGTGCTTTGTAAGTATCTACGGATTGACGTGCCTTTATACCTTATACTGGCTGTTCTACCGTTCTCTGAGGGAGTACTCTTTTGAGTACGTCCGGCAGGAAACTGGAATTGATGATATTCCAGACGTGAAAAATGACTTTGCTTTTATGCTTCATATGATAGATCAGTACGACCCTCTGTATTCCAAGAGATTCGCAGTGTTCCTATCTGAAGTGAGTGAAAACAAATTAAAGCAGCTGAACTTAAACAACGAGTGGACTCCGGATAAACTGAGGCAGAAGCTGCAGACGAATGCCCATAACCGCCTGGAATTGCCTCTCATCATGCTCTCTGGCCTTCCAGACACTGTTTTTGAAATCACGGAGTTGCAGTCTCTAAAACTTGAAATCATTAAGAATGTCATGATACCAGCCACCATCGCACAGCTAGACAATCTCCAGGAGCTCTCTCTGCACCAGTGCTCGGTCAAAATCCACAGCGCGGCGCTCTCCTTCCTGAAGGAGAACCTCAAGGTCTTGAGCGTCAAGTTTGATGATATGAGGGAGCTGCCCCCCTGGATGTATGGCCTCCGGAACCTGGAGGAGCTCTACCTGGTTGGCTCTCTAAGTCACGATATTTCCAAAAATATCACCCTTGAGTCTCTGCGGGATCTCAAAAGCCTTAAAATTCTCTCTATCAAAAGCAATGTTTCCAAAATCCCACAGGCAGTGGTTGACGTTTCCAGCCATCTCCAGAAGATGTGCATACACAACGATGGCACCAAGCTGGTGATGCTTAACAATCTGAAGAAGATGACCAACCTGACAGAGCTGGAGCTGGTCCACTGTGACCTGGAGCGCATTCCTCACGCCGTGTTCAGCCTGCTGAGCCTCCAGGAATTGGACCtcaaggaaaataatctgaagtcTATAGAGGAGATCGTCAGCTTCCAGCACTTGAGAAAGTTGACAGTGCTAAAACTGTGGCATAACAGCATCACCTACATCCCAGAGCACATAAAGAAACTCACCAGCCTGGAGCGCCTCTTCTTTAGTCACAATAAAATAGAGGTGCTGCCTTCCCACCTCTTCCTATGCAACAAGATCCGATACCTGGACTTGTCCTACAATGACATTAGATTTATCCCGCCTGAGATCGGAGTTCTACAAAGTTTACAGTATTTTTCCATCACTTGTAACAAAGTGGAGAGCCTTCCAGATGAACTCTATTTCTGTAAGAAACTCAAAACTCTGAAGATTGGGAAAAACAGCCTATCAGTACTTTCACCAAAAATTGGAAATTTACTGTTTCTCTCCTATTTAGATGTCAAAGGCAATCACTTTGAAATTCTCCCTCCCGAACTGGGCGACTGTCGGGCTCTGAAGCGAGCTGGTTTAGTTGTAGAAGATGCTCTGTTTGAAACCCTGCCTTCTGATGTCCGGgagcaaatgaaaacagaataa